Proteins encoded within one genomic window of Flavobacterium oreochromis:
- a CDS encoding glycosyltransferase, producing the protein MNFSFVIPVYNRPDEIDELLESLMKQTYNKPFEVIIVEDGSTVPCEHIVDKYRSKLNLTYYLKYNSGPGDSRNFGMQYAKGDYYIILDSDCILPSQYLSEVEKSLTEKYVDCFGGPDDMLASFTPIQKAINFAMTSVLTTGGVRGASEKIGKFQPRSFNMGISSKAFEASKGFSNIHPGEDPDLSIRLWKMGFETKLIPNAFVYHKRRIDWEKFYVQVNKFGKVRPILNKWYPEYAKPTFFLPSLFVLGFFLGILLSFLFLFDWLLKLYFLYTIVIMLVSTYKNKNIKVGVYSIIAVWRQFFGYGMGFIESYYKINILKKSPEEAFPELFFKV; encoded by the coding sequence CGACCTGATGAAATAGATGAATTATTAGAAAGTTTGATGAAACAAACTTATAATAAGCCTTTTGAAGTTATTATTGTTGAAGATGGATCTACAGTGCCTTGTGAGCATATAGTAGATAAGTATAGGTCAAAGCTTAACTTAACTTATTATTTAAAATATAACTCAGGACCAGGGGATTCTCGTAATTTTGGGATGCAGTATGCTAAAGGAGATTATTATATTATCTTAGATTCAGATTGTATATTGCCATCTCAATATTTATCAGAGGTAGAAAAGTCTTTAACTGAAAAATATGTAGACTGTTTTGGAGGTCCTGATGATATGTTAGCAAGTTTTACTCCTATTCAAAAAGCTATTAATTTTGCTATGACTTCTGTACTTACAACAGGAGGAGTAAGAGGCGCTAGTGAAAAAATAGGTAAATTTCAGCCTAGAAGCTTTAATATGGGTATTTCTAGTAAAGCATTCGAGGCATCAAAAGGGTTCTCTAACATCCACCCGGGAGAAGATCCTGATTTATCAATTCGTTTATGGAAAATGGGATTTGAAACCAAGTTGATTCCTAATGCTTTTGTCTACCATAAAAGAAGAATTGATTGGGAAAAGTTTTACGTACAAGTTAATAAGTTTGGAAAAGTGAGACCTATCTTAAATAAATGGTATCCAGAGTATGCAAAACCTACATTCTTTTTGCCGTCTTTATTTGTTTTAGGTTTTTTTCTTGGTATATTGTTAAGTTTCTTATTTTTATTTGATTGGCTATTAAAACTATATTTTTTATACACGATAGTCATAATGTTAGTTTCTACCTATAAAAATAAAAATATTAAAGTAGGAGTGTATTCAATTATTGCTGTTTGGAGGCAATTTTTTGGATATGGAATGGGATTTATAGAATCTTATTATAAAATTAATATATTAAAAAAATCACCAGAAGAAGCTTTTCCAGAATTGTTTTTTAAAGTTTGA
- the coaE gene encoding dephospho-CoA kinase (Dephospho-CoA kinase (CoaE) performs the final step in coenzyme A biosynthesis.), protein MAKVIGLTGGIGSGKTTIAHLFRDNGVPVYIADEEARNIMELPETIEQVANLFGEEVLLGGKIDRKQLSQIVFNDPSKLKKLNNLIHPLVAKHFDEWLQNYNSFPFVVKESAILFESGSYKNCDKIILVTASQETRIKRVMKRDQLTKEAVLERIKNQLSDGEKLIKSDFVIKNENLEETNKKFSDILKFLSNLY, encoded by the coding sequence ATGGCAAAGGTTATTGGTTTAACAGGGGGTATAGGTAGTGGTAAAACTACAATAGCTCATTTATTTCGAGATAATGGAGTTCCTGTTTATATTGCTGATGAAGAAGCTCGAAACATAATGGAATTGCCAGAAACAATAGAACAAGTTGCTAATTTGTTTGGAGAGGAAGTGTTGTTAGGAGGTAAAATAGATCGAAAACAGTTAAGTCAAATTGTTTTTAATGATCCTTCTAAGCTCAAAAAGCTGAATAATTTGATACATCCATTAGTCGCTAAACATTTTGATGAATGGTTACAAAATTATAATTCCTTTCCTTTTGTTGTAAAAGAATCAGCTATACTCTTTGAAAGTGGAAGTTATAAAAATTGTGATAAAATAATTTTAGTTACTGCTTCACAAGAAACGCGTATTAAGAGAGTAATGAAACGTGATCAGTTAACAAAAGAAGCTGTTTTAGAACGAATAAAAAATCAGTTATCAGATGGAGAAAAGCTTATAAAAAGCGATTTTGTTATTAAAAATGAAAATTTAGAAGAAACTAATAAAAAATTCAGTGATATTCTTAAATTTTTATCAAATTTGTATTAA
- a CDS encoding sensor histidine kinase translates to MNKNWFRFVVVLMSIALLGIVAVQGYLINVSFKNKEEQFKYQVKQVIDNVAREVEEQEAYSFLSRFSKIKDSIGKDPERSELMKFFYVEKNELTNQTIIYSNSIIPEDYSVSSSFFDKNNDSTRIKNYVAKRVTEVYNETTLNDQNMSSVVHPSERIEKAGVVEILDKATFELNFKDIASTRQVSQRVSVEQLQILFSNELKALGINTPFEFGVYNNGLATKVKSEHFKYDKKNTYDTPLFTDNDGISRYQLLLSFPKKKVFLASDFVGIAFLAFLFTSIIIVAYYSALKQLNTQRHISEIKTDFINNMTHEFKTPIATINLALDAIRNPKVIDDKEKVQRYLQMIKDENKRMHAQVENVLRISKLEKKELDITKECHDVHDMLEEAIEHISLIVEDRQGEVKTNFKALKSKALLNDIHFTNVLVNVLENAIKYTPERPIIEISTENVKNFIVVKIKDNGIGISKVSQKKIFDKFYREHTGDIHNVKGHGLGLAYVKRIMDDHHGEVMVESEKGKGSTFIIKLPLIV, encoded by the coding sequence ATGAATAAAAATTGGTTTCGTTTTGTTGTAGTACTAATGTCTATCGCTCTTTTAGGGATCGTGGCTGTGCAAGGATATTTAATAAATGTTTCTTTTAAAAATAAAGAGGAACAATTTAAATATCAAGTAAAGCAAGTCATTGATAATGTAGCAAGGGAAGTAGAAGAACAAGAGGCTTATTCCTTTTTAAGTCGATTTAGTAAAATAAAAGATAGCATAGGAAAAGATCCTGAACGTAGTGAGTTGATGAAGTTTTTTTATGTAGAAAAAAATGAATTAACAAATCAAACCATAATTTATTCAAATAGTATAATTCCTGAAGATTATTCAGTGTCTTCTTCGTTCTTTGATAAAAACAATGATTCTACACGTATCAAAAATTATGTTGCAAAACGAGTAACAGAAGTATATAATGAAACTACGTTAAATGACCAAAATATGAGTTCAGTAGTTCATCCTTCTGAACGAATAGAAAAAGCAGGAGTCGTAGAGATTTTAGATAAAGCAACTTTTGAGCTAAATTTTAAGGATATAGCATCAACGAGGCAAGTGTCACAAAGGGTAAGTGTAGAACAATTACAGATTTTATTTTCAAATGAGCTAAAAGCATTGGGTATAAATACACCATTTGAATTTGGAGTTTATAATAATGGTTTGGCTACCAAAGTAAAATCTGAACATTTTAAATACGATAAGAAGAACACGTATGATACCCCTCTTTTTACAGATAACGATGGAATCAGTAGATATCAATTATTATTGAGTTTTCCTAAAAAGAAGGTGTTTTTAGCTTCTGATTTTGTAGGAATAGCATTCTTAGCCTTTTTGTTTACATCTATTATTATTGTAGCATATTACAGTGCTTTAAAACAACTAAATACTCAGCGTCATATTTCTGAAATTAAGACTGATTTTATTAATAATATGACGCATGAATTTAAGACACCTATAGCTACTATTAATTTAGCTTTAGATGCTATTAGGAATCCTAAAGTAATTGATGATAAAGAAAAAGTGCAGCGATATTTGCAAATGATTAAAGATGAAAACAAGAGGATGCACGCACAGGTAGAAAATGTGTTGAGAATATCAAAATTAGAAAAAAAAGAGTTAGATATAACAAAAGAATGTCACGACGTACACGACATGTTAGAAGAAGCAATTGAACATATTAGCTTAATTGTGGAAGATCGTCAAGGAGAAGTTAAGACAAATTTTAAAGCACTAAAATCAAAAGCATTGCTAAATGATATTCATTTTACAAATGTATTAGTGAATGTATTAGAAAATGCTATTAAATATACGCCAGAAAGACCCATTATAGAAATTAGTACAGAAAATGTTAAAAATTTTATTGTTGTAAAAATTAAAGACAATGGAATTGGTATTAGTAAAGTATCACAAAAAAAGATTTTTGATAAATTTTATAGAGAACACACAGGTGATATTCATAATGTAAAAGGACATGGATTAGGATTAGCCTATGTGAAAAGAATTATGGACGATCATCACGGAGAAGTGATGGTAGAAAGTGAAAAAGGTAAAGGAAGTACATTTATAATAAAATTACCCTTAATAGTTTGA
- a CDS encoding response regulator transcription factor, translating into METVKKILLVEDDPNFGSILRDYLSMNDFEVTLAKNGMEGFEKFKKDEYDLCILDVMMPYKDGFTLAKEIREKNKEVPLIFLTAKTMKEDVLKGYKVGADDYLNKPFDSEVLLMKIRAIIQRKASEIKGDASKYEFEIGKFHLNAKLRFLTYPGDEPVKLSPKENELLKMLALHENDLMPRELALTKIWRDDNYFTSRSMDVYIAKLRKYLKHDENVEILNIHGEGFRLVVKTN; encoded by the coding sequence ATGGAAACGGTAAAAAAAATATTATTAGTAGAAGATGATCCTAATTTTGGTTCAATTCTTCGAGACTATTTGAGCATGAATGATTTTGAAGTAACATTAGCTAAAAACGGAATGGAAGGCTTTGAAAAATTCAAGAAAGATGAATATGATTTATGTATTCTTGATGTTATGATGCCCTATAAAGATGGTTTTACTTTAGCTAAAGAGATTAGAGAAAAAAATAAAGAAGTACCTCTTATCTTTCTTACGGCAAAAACAATGAAAGAAGATGTTCTCAAAGGTTACAAAGTAGGAGCAGATGATTATTTAAATAAACCTTTTGATTCAGAAGTTTTATTAATGAAAATCCGCGCTATTATTCAGCGTAAAGCTTCTGAAATTAAAGGGGATGCAAGTAAATATGAATTTGAAATAGGTAAATTTCATCTAAATGCTAAACTACGCTTTTTAACTTATCCAGGTGATGAGCCGGTAAAACTTTCACCTAAAGAAAATGAACTGTTAAAAATGCTAGCTTTACATGAAAATGATTTAATGCCACGTGAGTTAGCTTTGACTAAAATATGGCGTGATGATAACTATTTTACTTCACGTAGTATGGATGTTTATATAGCTAAGTTACGTAAATATCTTAAACACGATGAAAATGTTGAAATACTTAATATTCATGGTGAAGGATTCCGATTAGTTGTTAAAACTAATTAA